The DNA region TGTACGAGCTTATAGATGCTTTAAGGTAAGGCCTGTGAGGTGATGTCTGACTTGCTGCCTTGTGTGGAGGAGGTGCTGTTTCAGTGAGGGggtgggcagctggcaggccCGACTTTACCCAGAGTCCTAGTGACAGGGAGTTATGTGTGAGGAGCAGGCTGCGGTGGGTGCCGGCTCTGGCACTCAACACGTCTCAGTAACTTGGTTAAGATTTCTAAGGTTCGTTATTATTAAACAGTAGCTGATTATCGACACCATCTTTGTACCAGCCATTGGTTGTATCCCCATCTCATTTATCAACCAAAGTCAGCCAGTGCGGTCGGGATTAATACCCTTACTTTGCAGGTGAGAAGATGCAACACAGCTAGCGAAGTGGTGCGGCAGCGTAGAAACCCGACTCTTTCTTCAAGTCAGCAGCCGCATTTTAACCATGCACTGGCTGTTGGGGTTAAGTCAGCCCTTTGAGGAGTAGAAAGTGTAGTGATTCAGTGGGACAGCTGAGATGAGGAAGCCTTGTCCATCTGTCCATGCAGGACTGACTATGTAATTTGTGggacccagtgcaaaatgaaaaggcaagtccCTGGTCAGGATTACTAAGAATTTTAAGATACGGGTCTTGGAGTGACGACGGCCTCCTGCTGCCCAGTGTTGCCCCCAGCACTGTCCACAAACCCCCTGGCCCAGTTTCTGCTTGTGTACCAGCCTGGCAAAGCCAgtttcttcctgcctcccccacctcagcccaCTCCAGGAGCCCAGGAAGTCCCTCACTGGCCCCCTAGGCCCtgctcccattaaaaaaaaaaaaaaaaaaaaaagaattttaagacagTGACACCAGAATATTAAACCAGGCACAGGTCACTCACCCGTGAAGTTGGCCCTGCATATGTGGTCAGTTCCTCGATGGCAGAGTGTTGGTTAGACACCCTGTGCTGTGTCAGGGGCCTTGGATACAGCGAGAGGGTAAGGAATGGGCTTCGCCTTCAAGGACATTCTGTGGAGCTTTAACCCGCTTCTCCACggatggtcctggcacaaaagcCTGGCAACTCGGAGATTTCAGCCTTGTTTCTGGGGCTGGCTGCACCTGTTACATTGCTGTGTTTGTTCCAATTCAGTAAGAAGATCTTAACCTTAGGCTTGAACCAGGACCCTCCACCACATCCAAACACCGTGCGGCTGCAGAGGATGGTGAGATACTCAGCTACACTGTTTGTGCAGGTAAAGCCATCCTGTGGTGGCCGAAATAGCTCACTTGCCTCCCCTGCTTTCCTGCCTCTCAGAAGGCAGACCATGCCaataatttgttctttatttgtacatctgttactttttaaaattgtgaatatAGTTATGCCACATTTAGAGAAAAATCTGGATtatagagaaaagtaaaaacttCTTAATCCTATGTCCCCAATACTATCACACATCATTCTagtatattttcctctttttttcatttgtatttgttatACAAACTAGTTATGATTAGTGCATATTTgcaaatttatatcttttctttttaacgcTGAATTTTATATCATAAAGCACTTCTTACATAGTGTTTGTTTAACCAGTTTCTGTTTGAATGGCTGTAGAATACGACCATCCTTTAATTATTCCCCTTTCACTGGGCATCCGATAGATTCCTGCTTTTTGCTAGTGTGAGTACAGCCTGACGGACATGCTGTTACCTGCCATTTCTTCTTCAGTATAAGCTCCTAAGGGACTCTTCTTGGGCCACTGCTTGGGAACAGCTGATTGTTCACGGGTGGACTAACCCTGGCTGGTTAGAGCTGAGTTGCTTCTGCCTAGAACACCCCTTGGGAAAGCCACAGTGAACATCTGTGGGGCTTAATGACCGAGCCCTGTTGGGTTAGTTTTCCAACACCGTATTTCAGAGAATTAGGCCCCTTCTCCTTTTGACTAGTGCTGTATTCAGCAGTCACTCggtgagtgcctactgtgtaccaggcaatGTGCTAGGTGCTGCGTGTCCTACTACAAGCAAAAAGACATTCCTGTTCTCATAAAGCTTTTTTTCTGGAGGGAGGTAGACGAGAAGCAAGTACAATAGATAGTTTATAAGTTGGTGAGAAGTGCTGTGGAGAAATGTAGAGCAGGGAAGGGGTAGCGGGGGCATGGGACTTGGACGGAATCTTACAAATGGATTTCATTGGGctcattttcttcctgaaaggatttaaatacaaaattgtcCGTGACTCCCTGCAGGAAAAGTTGCTGGGTTTGATGTCACTGCCAACCAGAGAACAGTTTGAGGagctaaaaaggaaaaggaagcaggagatggagaagaagaggATCCTGGAGAGACAGGTGAGTGAAACACAGGGATGCTGGTGGCCTCTGGAGCGCAGAGGCCGCCCCAGGCTCCCAAGCGGTCGTCTGTGAGGTCGTGTTAAATCAGAACTTCTCACTGCTGTCCAGTTTGCGtctgtcttctgttcttttccGGCCTTTCCTCTGTAGACTCAGAATAGTTTTTCTTCCCAGGTCAGACCTCTTTGTCTTTCAGAGATTCTGCTGGTTTTCTTTCATCCAGAATACCATGGGGGCTGCCAGGTCTCCCTGTAGCGCAGGTTGCAGAGCACCCAGACGCCAGGGAGCTCTTCGTAGAATGCTTTGGAATCTGCGATACTAAACAAAAGAATGTGTGCGTTTGATATTGTGTGAGATTCTGGTGTAGATGAGTGACCCTAGACCTCAGAGATTTAGGCCTAGCATACGGCCAGTGAATCTAAGATGGAGAAAATCTTCTCTCTTAACTTActgtcattaatttatttttgaaaatcaggctctgtcccttctctgccctgaaaaacaaaatgtgggatTTGACTTAGCAGTTGGAGGGCACCTTAGTCTTGAGGTGGCATTTGGATCTCATCAGCACAGGGACAGCGGGACTGCAGGGGTGGCTGATGGTGTGGCTGCTGTTGGCTTGGTGACTGTGTTTCTTCCTCCCCAGGTTGTTCTGGAATCCCAGCGACGGTCTGAGGAAAGGCGGAGTGACCTGGCGTCTCGTGCGGCCAACGGGGAGGTGATTCCCCTTCGAGGGGGCCCTGCCCCCCTGAGAAAGGCTGAGGGCTGGCTCCCGCTGTCAGGAAGCCAGGGGCAGAGCGAAGACTCGGACCCGCTCCTGCAGCAGATCCACAACATCACGTCATTTATCAGGCAGGCCAAGGCTGCCGGGCGGGCGGATGAAGTGCGCACGCTGCAGGAGAACCTGCGGCAGTTGCAGGACGAGTATGACCAGCAGCAGACGGAGAAGGCCATTGAGCTGTCCCGGAGGCAGGCCGAGGAGGAGGACCTGCAGCGGGAGCAGCTGCAGAGGCTTTGTGAACGGGAGTGGGAACGAGAGAGGGAGCAGTTCCGGGCCGCGTCCCTACATACACGGACTCGGTCCCTGGACTTCCGAGAAATCAGGCCTTTTCAGCTGGAGCCTAGCAGGGAGCCTCGTACCCACCTTGCTTATGCTTTGGATCTAGGCTCTTCCTCAGTTCAGAGCAGTGCGGCTGCGGAGACCCCTTCGCCCATCTCAGCTCTCGAGCCAGCCAGAGTGTGGTCCGGGCCCCCAGCCCTCAGCCAGGAATCTTTCCCCCAGAGCATCATGTCACAGCAAAATGAGCCGGCCTCCCTAAACCCCTTCGATGAAGAAGACCCCTCCAGCCCCACAGCAGAAGGCACTACCAGCCCTCCTGCTGCAGAGCCTTCCTTTGGCCCTTCAGCTTGCATCCTCAAAGAATACAATCCttttgaggaagaagaagaggaggctgTAGCAGGGAATCCCTTCACTAACCCAGACACTCCAGCACCCAACCCCTTCGATGAGGAAGACGAGCATCCCCACCAGAGGCCCTCAAGCCCCCCTGTTCCTGGCAACCCCTTTGATGAAGCTACGTGTACCAACCCCTTTGAGATGGACAGTGACAGTGGGCCAGAGGGCGAGGAGCCCATAGAGGAGGAGCTCCTCCTCCAGCAGATTGATAACATCAAGGCATACATCTTTGATGCCAAGCAGTGTGGCCGCCTGGATGAGGTGGAAGTGCTGACAGAGAACCTGAGGGAGCTGAAGCGTACCCTGGCCAAACAGAAGGGGGGCACCGACTGACCCCACTGACTGTGGGCAGGGCGTCtgggggcccagggcctggcaggagCCTGTGGAGCAGGACGGGGCTGGCGGGCcggatggggaaggaggaaggggggcagCTAAGATGCACACAGGTTAGGGCAGGCAGTCTGCTGTTCCGTGCTGTGCACTTGGAAGTTTTTCCACTACAGTTGAGTAATAAAGTGGAAACCAGAACAGGAAGAATCAGCATTCATTTGCTGTATTCcctgggtttttaattttttaatttttttggtttttttgaattgggtttttCCCTTTAGAAgggattttaaattttcattatagCTAAATGCAGTTCTGTTGGGCAGCC from Ursus arctos isolate Adak ecotype North America unplaced genomic scaffold, UrsArc2.0 scaffold_14, whole genome shotgun sequence includes:
- the RBSN gene encoding rabenosyn-5, with product MASLDDPGEVREGFLCPLCLKNLQSFYQLQSHYEEEHSGEDRDVKGQIKSLVQKAKKAKNRLLKRDGDDRAESGTQGYESFSYGGVDPYMWEPQELGAVRSHLSDFKKHRAARIDHYVVEVNKLIIRLEKLTAFDRTNTESAKIRAIEKSVVPWVNDQDVPFCPDCGNKFSIRNRRHHCRLCGSIMCKKCMELISLPFANKLTSASKDSLSTHTSPSQSPNSVHGSRRGSISSVSSVSSVLDEKDDDRIRCCTHCKDTLLKREQQIDEKEHTPDIVKLYEKLRLCMEKVDQKAPEYIRMAASLNAGETTYSLEHAGDLRVEVQKVYELIDALSKKILTLGLNQDPPPHPNTVRLQRMVRYSATLFVQEKLLGLMSLPTREQFEELKRKRKQEMEKKRILERQVVLESQRRSEERRSDLASRAANGEVIPLRGGPAPLRKAEGWLPLSGSQGQSEDSDPLLQQIHNITSFIRQAKAAGRADEVRTLQENLRQLQDEYDQQQTEKAIELSRRQAEEEDLQREQLQRLCEREWEREREQFRAASLHTRTRSLDFREIRPFQLEPSREPRTHLAYALDLGSSSVQSSAAAETPSPISALEPARVWSGPPALSQESFPQSIMSQQNEPASLNPFDEEDPSSPTAEGTTSPPAAEPSFGPSACILKEYNPFEEEEEEAVAGNPFTNPDTPAPNPFDEEDEHPHQRPSSPPVPGNPFDEATCTNPFEMDSDSGPEGEEPIEEELLLQQIDNIKAYIFDAKQCGRLDEVEVLTENLRELKRTLAKQKGGTD